From the genome of Ectobacillus sp. JY-23, one region includes:
- a CDS encoding YggT family protein produces MGLLSSVLLTIFQVYYYALIVYILLSWLPGARDSAFGHFLARICEPYLEPFRRFIPPLGVIDISPIVAIIVLGFARDGLRRLLYMIS; encoded by the coding sequence ATGGGATTGCTTTCGTCTGTACTTCTCACGATATTTCAAGTGTATTACTATGCACTAATCGTGTACATTTTACTTTCTTGGCTGCCAGGAGCACGTGATTCGGCATTTGGGCATTTTCTAGCTCGTATTTGTGAGCCGTATCTAGAGCCGTTTCGTCGTTTTATTCCGCCGCTTGGTGTAATTGATATTTCTCCAATTGTTGCTATTATTGTGCTTGGCTTTGCTCGAGATGGCCTTAGACGATTGTTGTATATGATTTCGTAG
- a CDS encoding cell division protein SepF, translating into MSWSKVKYFFFDTPEERQQMDYGMEMEEKMDEEIPFTKTLQKQNVISIDKGKSGAKVVLLEPRTYSEAQGVADHLKSKRAVVINLQRMPTDQALRIVDFLSGTVYAIGGDIQKLGIKTFICTPENVDIVGAISELLGDEEHSNIKRW; encoded by the coding sequence ATGAGTTGGTCAAAGGTGAAATATTTTTTCTTTGACACACCAGAAGAGAGACAGCAGATGGATTACGGAATGGAGATGGAAGAAAAAATGGATGAAGAAATTCCGTTTACAAAAACGTTGCAAAAACAAAATGTAATTAGTATTGATAAAGGAAAAAGCGGTGCAAAAGTTGTGTTATTAGAGCCGCGTACATATTCTGAAGCTCAAGGCGTAGCTGATCATTTAAAAAGTAAACGTGCTGTTGTAATTAATTTGCAGCGTATGCCAACGGACCAAGCACTTCGCATTGTTGATTTCTTAAGTGGCACTGTATATGCTATTGGTGGCGATATTCAAAAGCTAGGTATTAAAACATTCATCTGCACACCTGAAAATGTGGATATTGTCGGTGCAATATCAGAACTGCTTGGTGATGAAGAACATTCTAATATAAAAAGGTGGTAA
- a CDS encoding YggS family pyridoxal phosphate-dependent enzyme, with translation MTVVTNLAYVKQELEQTCSRIGRRAQEVTLIAVTKSVTTEKALEVLDAGVLHLGENRNEGLLAKHEEIGERAIWHFIGSLQTRKVKDIINIVDYIHSLDRLSLAAEIQKRATKRIRCFVQVKTSAEEAKQGISPSETLDFIKQLAIYDKIEVVGLMTMAPYTENTNEIRHCFRQLKELQLQVQAQELPHAPCRELSMGMSNDFSIAVEEGATFIRLGTILVK, from the coding sequence TTGACGGTTGTAACGAATCTAGCGTATGTAAAGCAAGAATTAGAACAAACATGTTCTCGTATTGGAAGACGGGCGCAAGAAGTAACATTGATTGCTGTAACAAAAAGTGTGACAACGGAAAAAGCACTGGAGGTGCTAGACGCCGGTGTGCTACACCTAGGTGAAAATCGCAATGAAGGCTTGCTTGCAAAACATGAAGAAATTGGAGAGAGAGCTATTTGGCATTTTATCGGCTCACTGCAAACTCGCAAGGTAAAAGACATTATTAACATAGTCGACTATATCCATTCGCTTGACAGACTTTCACTGGCGGCTGAAATTCAAAAGCGTGCAACAAAACGGATACGGTGTTTTGTGCAAGTAAAGACTTCAGCCGAGGAAGCTAAGCAAGGAATTTCTCCAAGTGAAACGCTTGATTTTATTAAACAGCTCGCAATATACGATAAAATTGAAGTAGTTGGACTTATGACAATGGCGCCTTATACGGAGAACACAAATGAAATTCGCCATTGCTTTAGACAATTAAAAGAATTGCAATTGCAGGTGCAAGCTCAAGAGTTACCTCATGCGCCATGCCGCGAGCTATCAATGGGGATGTCAAACGATTTTTCCATAGCTGTGGAAGAGGGGGCAACGTTCATTCGCTTAGGGACTATTTTAGTGAAGTAA
- the pgeF gene encoding peptidoglycan editing factor PgeF, with the protein MSQDPFQYKAGVLYVAEWEAVTAGFTTREKGVSTIPYASLNLGLHVEDRQEDVHENRRLLARKLHFPMRTWICSEQTHENVVQKVTKQDCGKGVYEYRESIAGTDGIYTNESDVLLTSCYADCVPLYFYAPSYHLIGLAHAGWKGTVKEIACNMIHKWTQEEGVPLTDIHVAIGPSIGNCCYVVDNRVMDAVKKVVTYEPKQVEKGQYQIDLKTINRLLCLQCGIPEENIITSSYCTSCEEKLFFSHRRDRGKTGRMMSFIGFREGISS; encoded by the coding sequence ATGAGTCAAGATCCTTTTCAGTATAAAGCTGGTGTTTTGTATGTAGCTGAGTGGGAAGCCGTTACAGCAGGGTTTACAACGAGAGAGAAAGGTGTCAGTACTATTCCATATGCCTCTCTTAACTTAGGACTACATGTTGAAGATCGACAAGAAGACGTGCATGAAAATCGCCGTCTTCTTGCACGCAAACTTCACTTTCCAATGCGTACATGGATTTGTTCTGAACAAACGCATGAAAACGTTGTACAAAAGGTTACAAAACAGGATTGTGGAAAAGGTGTGTATGAATACAGAGAAAGTATTGCGGGTACGGATGGAATATACACGAACGAGTCGGACGTTCTTTTGACGTCTTGTTATGCAGATTGTGTACCGCTTTATTTTTATGCTCCTTCTTATCATTTAATTGGTTTGGCGCATGCAGGATGGAAGGGAACTGTAAAAGAGATTGCGTGTAACATGATTCATAAGTGGACGCAAGAAGAAGGTGTCCCACTGACTGATATTCACGTTGCCATTGGCCCGTCTATTGGTAATTGCTGTTATGTTGTAGATAATCGGGTAATGGATGCAGTGAAAAAAGTGGTAACTTATGAACCAAAGCAAGTGGAGAAGGGACAGTACCAAATAGACTTAAAAACCATTAATAGATTACTTTGCTTACAGTGTGGTATACCCGAAGAAAATATCATCACTTCGTCTTATTGTACAAGCTGCGAGGAAAAATTGTTTTTTTCACATCGACGCGATCGAGGAAAGACAGGAAGAATGATGAGCTTTATTGGATTTAGGGAGGGAATTTCCAGTTGA
- a CDS encoding YlmC/YmxH family sporulation protein: protein MIRISEFQVKDVVNVADGRRLGHIGDIDIDVATGKIQAVIIMKQGRMLGLFGKEEELIVPWKQIVKIGEDVILVRVQQAEFSQEEIQTTTFS from the coding sequence ATGATTCGTATTTCAGAGTTTCAAGTTAAAGATGTGGTAAACGTGGCAGATGGAAGAAGACTTGGTCATATTGGGGACATCGATATTGATGTTGCGACTGGAAAGATTCAGGCTGTTATCATTATGAAGCAAGGACGTATGCTGGGGTTATTTGGGAAAGAGGAGGAACTCATCGTTCCGTGGAAGCAAATTGTGAAAATTGGGGAAGATGTTATTTTAGTTCGGGTACAGCAGGCAGAATTTTCACAGGAAGAAATACAAACTACGACATTTTCATAA
- the sigG gene encoding RNA polymerase sporulation sigma factor SigG has product MTRNKVEICGVDTSKLPVLKNDEMRKLFQQMQSGETSAREKLVNGNLRLVLSVIQRFNNRGEFVDDLFQVGCIGLMKSIDNFDLSQNVKFSTYAVPMIIGEIRRYLRDNNPIRVSRSLRDIAYKALQVREKLIAEHSKEPTAADIAKVLGVTHEEIVFALDAIQDPVSLFEPIYNDGGDPIFVMDQLSDDRQRDEQWVEELALKEGMKRLNDREKMIIRKRFFQGKTQMEVAEEIGISQAQVSRLEKSAIKQMNKTIQG; this is encoded by the coding sequence TTGACACGAAACAAGGTAGAAATCTGTGGTGTAGACACATCAAAACTTCCAGTACTGAAAAATGATGAAATGCGAAAATTGTTTCAACAAATGCAATCCGGTGAAACAAGCGCGAGAGAAAAGCTTGTAAATGGAAATTTAAGGCTTGTTTTAAGCGTCATTCAGCGATTCAACAATAGAGGGGAATTTGTTGATGATTTGTTTCAGGTTGGATGCATAGGATTAATGAAATCCATTGATAATTTTGATCTAAGTCAAAATGTTAAATTCTCAACATATGCTGTACCCATGATCATTGGAGAGATTCGCAGATATTTACGGGATAACAATCCCATTCGTGTATCTCGCTCTTTGCGAGACATTGCATACAAAGCGTTACAAGTAAGAGAAAAATTAATTGCTGAACATTCAAAAGAACCGACAGCAGCTGATATTGCCAAGGTGCTTGGTGTAACCCATGAAGAGATTGTCTTTGCTCTTGATGCAATTCAAGACCCAGTATCGCTGTTTGAACCCATTTACAATGATGGCGGCGATCCTATTTTTGTTATGGATCAATTAAGTGATGATAGACAGCGAGATGAGCAGTGGGTAGAGGAATTAGCATTGAAAGAAGGCATGAAGCGATTGAATGATCGAGAAAAGATGATTATTCGCAAGCGATTCTTTCAAGGTAAAACCCAGATGGAAGTGGCTGAGGAGATTGGAATTTCTCAAGCGCAGGTTTCTAGGCTGGAAAAATCCGCAATTAAGCAAATGAATAAAACGATTCAAGGATGA
- the sigE gene encoding RNA polymerase sporulation sigma factor SigE, which produces MGKLKLYFTYLLYKVLRKLGIKTDEIYYIGGSEALPPPLTKEEEEMLLNKLPNGDETARALLIERNLRLVVYIARKFENTGINIEDLISIGTIGLIKAVNTFNPEKKIKLATYASRCIENEILMHLRRNNKNRSEVSFDEPLNIDWDGNELLLSDVLGTEEDIITKDLEANVNRHLLVKALHQLNDREKQIMELRFGLDGNEEKTQKDVADMLGISQSYISRLEKRIIKRLRKEFNKMV; this is translated from the coding sequence ATGGGAAAACTGAAGTTGTATTTTACATATCTACTGTATAAAGTATTAAGAAAGCTAGGAATTAAGACCGATGAAATTTATTATATTGGAGGAAGTGAAGCATTGCCGCCTCCCCTTACAAAAGAAGAGGAGGAAATGCTGCTAAATAAGCTTCCTAATGGTGATGAAACTGCTCGTGCTTTATTGATTGAGCGTAATTTACGCTTAGTAGTGTATATTGCCCGTAAGTTTGAAAACACAGGTATTAATATTGAAGATTTAATTAGCATTGGAACGATTGGTTTAATTAAGGCTGTAAACACATTCAATCCGGAGAAAAAAATTAAATTGGCTACATACGCCTCTAGATGTATTGAAAATGAAATTTTAATGCATTTGCGCCGAAACAACAAAAATCGTTCTGAGGTGTCATTTGATGAACCACTTAATATTGATTGGGACGGTAATGAGTTGTTGTTATCCGATGTCCTTGGAACGGAAGAAGACATTATTACAAAAGATTTAGAGGCAAATGTAAATCGGCATTTGCTAGTTAAGGCGCTTCATCAGCTTAATGACCGTGAAAAGCAAATCATGGAATTACGATTCGGGCTTGACGGAAATGAAGAAAAAACACAGAAGGATGTTGCCGATATGCTAGGCATATCACAGTCCTATATTTCTAGGCTCGAGAAGCGCATTATTAAGCGCCTTCGTAAAGAGTTTAACAAGATGGTGTGA
- the spoIIGA gene encoding sigma-E processing peptidase SpoIIGA — MIVYADIIWLLNVCIDFLLLFLTSIILKRKVKKRRLLFGALLASTIVIFAFTPFATIMTHPFTKLLYSICIIYVTFGFTRIRTFFQTLLMFYFATFMVGGGLLGMHFFVQTSALRDITSIQTSSFGDPVSWLFVVVGFPVMYYFSKARLEELEMTKIRYDQIIQVEIEIGNKRIACSGLIDSGNQLYDPLTKTPVMIVEVQKMGDLFPDWLKEQAKHATLFTETRHYDESWLNRIRIIPYRAIGHNHQFLLAVKPDSVRLYAEEKEITVHHVLIGLSHTTLSSDQEYTCIVHPKMLLSTTA; from the coding sequence TTGATTGTATACGCGGATATTATTTGGCTACTAAACGTATGTATTGATTTTCTTCTACTGTTTCTTACATCTATTATTCTAAAACGCAAGGTGAAAAAAAGGCGTCTGCTTTTCGGAGCGCTGTTGGCTTCTACTATTGTGATTTTTGCTTTTACTCCATTTGCTACTATCATGACACATCCATTTACCAAGCTTTTATACTCTATATGTATTATTTATGTCACCTTTGGCTTTACACGTATTCGAACTTTTTTCCAAACGTTACTCATGTTTTATTTTGCTACATTTATGGTAGGAGGAGGATTGCTGGGAATGCACTTTTTTGTGCAAACATCAGCTTTGCGAGATATTACATCAATTCAAACTTCCTCCTTTGGTGACCCTGTAAGCTGGTTATTTGTTGTAGTTGGTTTTCCTGTCATGTATTACTTTTCAAAAGCTAGATTGGAAGAGCTTGAGATGACCAAGATTAGATACGATCAAATTATTCAGGTTGAAATTGAGATTGGTAACAAGCGTATTGCCTGCAGTGGATTAATTGATAGCGGCAATCAATTGTATGATCCTCTTACCAAAACGCCGGTTATGATTGTTGAAGTACAAAAAATGGGAGATTTATTTCCGGATTGGTTGAAAGAGCAAGCGAAACATGCAACGCTTTTCACGGAGACGAGGCATTATGATGAAAGCTGGCTTAATCGTATCCGAATTATTCCCTATCGAGCGATTGGACACAATCATCAATTTTTATTGGCTGTAAAGCCTGACAGTGTGCGCTTGTATGCTGAGGAAAAGGAAATTACGGTTCATCATGTGCTAATTGGACTTAGTCATACAACATTATCTTCAGATCAAGAGTATACATGTATTGTGCATCCTAAAATGCTGCTATCCACTACGGCTTAA
- the ftsZ gene encoding cell division protein FtsZ has product MLDFDITHDQLANIKVIGVGGGGNNAVNRMIEHGVQGVDFIAVNTDAQALNLSKAEIKMQIGGKLTRGLGAGANPEVGKKAAEESREQIQEALRGADMVFVTAGMGGGTGTGAAPVIAQIAKELGALTVGVVTRPFTFEGRKRANQAQSGITAFKENVDTLIVIPNDRLLEIVDKNTPMLEAFREADNVLRQGVQGISDLIAVPGLINLDFADVKTIMSNRGSALMGIGIGTGENRAAEAAKRAISSPLLETSIDGAQGVLMNITGGANLSLYEVQEAADIVASASDLEVNMIFGSVINESLKDEIVVTVIATGFDDSVTVQPPKPLVRPTVAATTQAVPQPKPREVKREEPVVDRNPQVEDIDIPAFLRNRRRR; this is encoded by the coding sequence ATGTTAGATTTTGATATTACTCATGACCAGTTAGCCAACATCAAAGTAATAGGTGTAGGTGGTGGTGGAAACAACGCTGTAAATCGAATGATTGAGCACGGTGTGCAAGGTGTTGATTTTATCGCAGTGAATACGGACGCACAAGCTCTTAATTTATCTAAAGCAGAAATTAAAATGCAAATTGGTGGTAAGCTTACACGAGGTCTTGGTGCCGGTGCAAATCCAGAGGTAGGAAAAAAAGCAGCTGAAGAAAGCCGAGAGCAAATTCAAGAAGCTTTGCGCGGTGCTGATATGGTATTTGTAACAGCAGGTATGGGAGGAGGCACAGGTACCGGAGCAGCGCCTGTTATTGCACAAATCGCAAAAGAGCTGGGTGCTTTGACTGTAGGTGTTGTAACACGTCCCTTCACATTTGAAGGGCGTAAGCGTGCGAACCAGGCGCAATCAGGTATTACAGCCTTTAAAGAAAATGTGGATACTTTGATCGTAATTCCAAATGACAGATTGCTTGAAATTGTAGATAAAAATACACCTATGTTAGAAGCTTTCCGTGAAGCTGATAATGTACTGCGCCAAGGTGTACAAGGCATTTCCGACTTGATTGCAGTACCGGGACTTATCAACCTCGATTTTGCGGATGTAAAAACAATTATGTCTAATCGCGGTTCTGCTTTAATGGGAATTGGTATTGGAACTGGAGAAAATCGGGCTGCCGAGGCTGCAAAACGTGCAATTTCCAGCCCGCTATTAGAAACATCTATTGACGGGGCACAAGGTGTATTAATGAACATTACCGGTGGTGCTAACTTAAGCTTGTACGAGGTACAAGAAGCGGCTGATATTGTGGCATCTGCATCAGATTTAGAAGTGAACATGATTTTTGGTTCTGTTATTAATGAGAGCTTAAAAGATGAGATTGTTGTTACTGTAATCGCAACTGGATTTGATGACAGTGTGACGGTACAACCTCCAAAACCACTTGTAAGACCGACAGTTGCCGCTACAACACAAGCTGTACCACAACCAAAGCCACGCGAGGTAAAGCGTGAGGAGCCTGTAGTAGATCGCAATCCACAAGTAGAAGATATTGATATTCCTGCTTTCTTGCGTAATCGTCGCAGAAGATAA
- the ftsA gene encoding cell division protein FtsA, translated as MNSNEMYVSLDIGTSHVKVIIGEMVNDTLNIIGVGNVKSNGLKKGSIVDIDETVQSIKKAIEQAERMVGIPIERVVVGVGANQVQLHSCHGVVAVSSENREIGNEDVQRVLEAAQVVSIAPEREIVDVIPKQFIVDGLEEINDPRGMIGVRLEMQGTLVTGTKTMLHNLLRCVERAGLEISDICLQPLAAANLALSKDDKSMGAALIDIGGGSTTFAVFQEGELTAASVVPVGGDHITKDIAIGLKTSTENAEQIKLKHGHAYYDTASEEEVFTVIGMNEQREQHSQVELADIIEARLEEILLLVRQELYRLGIKHLSNGYIITGGVASLPGIVELAQEVLENNVRIATPDHIGVREPQYTTGVGLIRSAHQKAKLRGKVQEIPEVFERRSPVPVPQPKAKPKPREEERMVSKVKKVFRYLWD; from the coding sequence ATGAACAGCAATGAAATGTATGTTAGTCTTGACATCGGTACGTCCCATGTTAAAGTTATCATTGGTGAGATGGTTAATGATACCTTAAACATTATAGGCGTTGGAAATGTAAAATCAAACGGTTTGAAAAAAGGCTCCATCGTTGACATAGATGAAACTGTACAGTCTATTAAAAAAGCAATTGAGCAAGCTGAGCGCATGGTAGGTATACCGATTGAGCGCGTTGTGGTTGGAGTAGGCGCTAATCAAGTTCAACTGCATTCTTGTCACGGAGTTGTCGCTGTATCGAGTGAAAATCGGGAGATTGGAAATGAAGATGTGCAACGTGTGCTTGAAGCTGCACAAGTTGTTTCCATTGCACCAGAGCGTGAAATCGTAGATGTCATTCCAAAGCAATTTATTGTGGACGGTTTAGAAGAAATTAATGATCCGCGTGGTATGATTGGGGTACGCCTTGAGATGCAGGGCACATTGGTAACGGGTACAAAAACAATGCTACATAATTTACTTCGCTGTGTAGAAAGAGCCGGATTAGAGATTTCTGATATCTGTTTACAGCCTTTAGCTGCTGCAAACCTTGCCCTTTCCAAGGATGATAAAAGCATGGGAGCGGCGCTCATTGATATTGGCGGCGGCTCAACGACGTTTGCTGTGTTTCAAGAAGGAGAGCTAACAGCAGCCAGCGTTGTGCCTGTAGGCGGCGACCATATTACAAAAGATATTGCAATTGGTTTAAAAACGTCTACTGAGAATGCAGAACAAATTAAGTTAAAACATGGACATGCTTATTACGATACAGCTTCTGAAGAAGAAGTGTTTACTGTAATTGGCATGAATGAGCAGCGAGAACAGCATTCACAGGTGGAATTAGCTGATATTATCGAGGCACGTCTTGAAGAAATACTACTATTAGTGAGACAAGAGTTATATCGTCTAGGTATCAAGCACTTGTCAAACGGTTACATTATCACAGGCGGTGTTGCTTCTTTGCCAGGGATTGTTGAATTGGCGCAAGAGGTTCTTGAAAATAATGTCCGCATCGCAACTCCTGATCATATCGGAGTACGTGAACCACAGTACACAACAGGTGTCGGTTTAATTAGAAGCGCACATCAAAAAGCAAAGCTACGCGGAAAAGTCCAGGAGATTCCAGAGGTTTTTGAGAGACGTTCGCCGGTTCCTGTTCCGCAACCCAAGGCCAAGCCAAAACCTCGCGAAGAAGAACGGATGGTTTCTAAGGTTAAGAAAGTCTTCCGCTATCTGTGGGATTAA
- a CDS encoding small basic family protein, which produces MWLPILALIIGAALGLSSNIIIPEQYASYLSIALLAALDTLFGGIRAHLQNMYDEAVFISGFFFNIILAASLAFLGVHLGVDLYLAAIFAFGVRLFQNIAVIRRLALAKWMGTKQK; this is translated from the coding sequence ATGTGGCTTCCAATACTTGCTCTTATTATCGGTGCCGCGTTGGGACTTAGTTCTAACATAATCATTCCTGAGCAATATGCTAGTTATTTATCCATTGCTCTCTTAGCGGCGCTGGATACTCTTTTTGGCGGGATACGAGCACACTTGCAAAATATGTACGATGAAGCGGTTTTCATTTCAGGATTCTTTTTTAATATAATCTTGGCTGCAAGTTTAGCTTTTCTGGGAGTACATCTTGGTGTAGACTTATATTTAGCGGCAATCTTCGCTTTTGGAGTGAGATTGTTCCAAAACATCGCTGTGATTCGTAGATTAGCTCTAGCGAAATGGATGGGAACCAAGCAAAAATAA
- a CDS encoding DUF881 domain-containing protein, whose product MNRKVGSFTLIAFIVGLMLAVQYKAIQQPDKQDTRSEWQLKESLKTEQELQVELLKEVRRQEERLSAYETKIAGSKEQALQQTLADLREQAGLTDVTGDGIVLELRPLFTEEPAVVSPQLLQRLINELNTYGASAIQVANERLVVTSAVRDVNGRVSVNNTPLPSLPFEIRVISENGQRLYDRMKVSSSFDHFAIDNIEMTMSKSPEVTVKKYDHTIRTNFMKAESEEK is encoded by the coding sequence ATGAATAGAAAAGTTGGTAGCTTTACGCTCATCGCTTTTATCGTAGGGCTTATGTTAGCTGTTCAATATAAGGCTATTCAACAACCAGATAAACAAGACACAAGAAGTGAATGGCAGCTCAAAGAAAGCTTAAAAACAGAGCAAGAATTACAAGTAGAACTGTTAAAGGAAGTACGTCGGCAGGAAGAGAGATTATCTGCTTATGAAACAAAAATTGCTGGTAGTAAAGAACAAGCCTTGCAGCAAACGTTAGCTGATTTACGAGAGCAAGCCGGTTTAACGGATGTAACAGGGGACGGTATTGTGTTAGAGCTTAGACCACTTTTCACAGAAGAGCCTGCCGTAGTTTCGCCGCAGTTGCTGCAAAGATTAATCAATGAACTAAATACATATGGAGCAAGTGCAATACAAGTTGCGAATGAGCGCCTTGTCGTGACGAGTGCAGTTCGAGATGTAAACGGTAGGGTGTCAGTAAATAATACACCACTTCCATCCTTACCATTTGAAATTCGTGTGATTTCTGAAAATGGACAAAGGTTATATGACAGAATGAAGGTTTCATCTTCATTTGACCATTTTGCAATTGATAATATTGAGATGACTATGTCAAAATCTCCAGAAGTAACGGTGAAAAAATATGATCATACAATTCGAACAAATTTTATGAAAGCAGAAAGTGAGGAGAAGTAG
- a CDS encoding DUF881 domain-containing protein, with product MKIKGYYALLSLVCLVLGFMISYSYALTAKREPQQQRDKQWDREYELRSGLIRQEKANAALEKKVADLQKKVRAEEKKLGDQQKQFSDAVKEVEELRMYLGRAKVKGAGIELTLADATKIPGDKNINNYLVHDGHIQMVLNELYASGANAIAINGQRLTAHSFVTCIGPVVNVNGTEHPAPFIITAMGNSDVLSKALNIKGGVIDRLLRDNISVKLQTKSDLTFERYYEK from the coding sequence GTGAAAATAAAAGGTTATTATGCGTTGCTGTCGCTTGTATGTCTTGTTCTTGGTTTTATGATTTCTTATTCTTACGCCCTTACCGCTAAAAGAGAACCACAGCAACAACGTGATAAGCAATGGGATCGTGAATATGAACTTCGTTCGGGTTTGATTCGGCAGGAAAAGGCGAACGCAGCGCTTGAAAAAAAAGTAGCGGATTTACAGAAAAAAGTTCGAGCTGAGGAGAAGAAGCTAGGAGATCAACAGAAACAATTCTCTGATGCGGTAAAAGAAGTGGAAGAATTGCGTATGTATTTAGGGAGAGCAAAAGTGAAAGGAGCCGGGATAGAACTTACCTTAGCAGATGCGACAAAAATACCCGGCGATAAAAATATAAATAATTACCTTGTCCACGATGGTCATATCCAAATGGTGTTGAATGAATTGTATGCATCCGGGGCAAATGCAATAGCAATTAATGGTCAGCGGTTGACAGCACATTCATTTGTTACCTGTATTGGCCCTGTAGTAAATGTGAATGGGACTGAGCATCCGGCTCCTTTTATCATTACAGCAATGGGAAATAGTGATGTATTATCAAAAGCGCTCAATATAAAAGGTGGCGTAATAGATAGATTGCTACGCGATAATATTTCAGTAAAACTACAAACAAAATCAGACCTTACTTTTGAACGATATTATGAAAAATAG
- a CDS encoding cell division protein FtsQ/DivIB has product MKDGKIIQLEDRVPKLKLQKRKKSNRRLILYISILFLLVLFLVYFRSPFSNIGSITVKGNHYMTKQQVLKTAGITLQSSYFRVVPEQAEKKLKEKAEVKHAAVNKILPNKIDIEITEYKTIGFLQTEKGTIPLLENGQTMPALQNNKLPVAAPLIIDFSEKEKLVQLSEELKLLSDSVFRSISEIKYTPKGADALHVTLYMNEGYEVSTTIQDFAKRMEAYPLIVKQVKSGSKARIHLDVAAYIEYINEGGATP; this is encoded by the coding sequence ATGAAAGATGGGAAAATAATTCAATTAGAAGACCGCGTTCCGAAGCTGAAGCTTCAAAAGCGCAAAAAAAGCAATCGCCGACTGATTTTATATATATCAATTTTGTTTCTGCTGGTGCTATTTTTGGTTTACTTTCGCTCCCCTTTTAGCAACATAGGTAGTATAACAGTCAAAGGGAACCACTATATGACGAAACAACAAGTATTAAAGACGGCAGGAATAACCTTGCAATCCAGCTATTTTCGAGTAGTACCGGAGCAGGCAGAAAAGAAATTGAAGGAGAAAGCTGAAGTAAAGCATGCTGCTGTAAACAAAATATTGCCTAATAAGATTGACATTGAGATTACAGAATATAAAACAATTGGCTTCTTACAAACGGAAAAGGGGACCATACCTCTCTTGGAAAACGGACAAACCATGCCTGCTTTACAAAATAACAAATTACCTGTGGCTGCTCCTCTGATTATAGATTTTTCAGAAAAAGAAAAATTAGTTCAGTTATCAGAAGAACTAAAGTTATTATCTGATAGTGTATTTCGGTCAATATCAGAAATTAAATATACGCCTAAAGGGGCAGATGCCTTACATGTTACGCTATATATGAATGAAGGCTATGAAGTCAGTACGACGATACAAGACTTTGCAAAGCGCATGGAGGCATATCCACTGATTGTGAAACAAGTCAAATCTGGTTCAAAAGCCCGCATTCATTTAGATGTAGCGGCTTATATTGAGTACATAAATGAAGGAGGAGCAACGCCGTGA